The following coding sequences are from one Treponema parvum window:
- a CDS encoding DUF4349 domain-containing protein: protein MKLIRSIFLLLTFAAALVLIGCGAHKGNFAAMKYAVDGAPMRSGDVYAAEEKSFGAHSDAGQSLPENRKLIRTGTIRFEVSSLAETKAAAEAWAKRFGGYVSDFSEDGRSLGMTVHIPSPAFDDAMSSSGAIGKVVSKSADSVDVTDRFYDLDSRLATRRVLLERLQSYLKEAKNIKDMLEIETKINDVTAEIEQMQGQFNRLSKQIDYSEIYIEANLPYNHAEDRGFIFPDLKSAFIEFCETVVGFFTGFVFVVLYIIIFGIPILCVAFLLYWICFGKIGVLRKLFAKIRAGQPHRNRASKE from the coding sequence ATGAAATTGATACGATCGATATTTTTATTGTTGACTTTTGCGGCGGCACTCGTTTTGATCGGCTGCGGTGCGCACAAGGGAAACTTTGCCGCGATGAAATACGCAGTTGACGGCGCGCCTATGCGCTCGGGCGACGTCTATGCGGCGGAAGAAAAATCCTTCGGCGCTCATTCCGACGCAGGGCAGTCTTTGCCTGAAAATCGAAAGCTCATCCGCACGGGGACTATCCGCTTTGAAGTTTCGAGCCTCGCCGAAACGAAGGCTGCGGCGGAAGCATGGGCAAAGCGCTTCGGCGGTTATGTTTCCGATTTTTCGGAAGACGGCCGTTCGCTCGGCATGACGGTTCACATCCCGTCACCCGCTTTTGACGATGCGATGTCGTCGTCCGGCGCCATCGGCAAAGTCGTTTCAAAATCCGCGGACAGCGTAGACGTCACCGACCGTTTTTACGATTTGGATTCGCGCTTGGCAACTCGCCGCGTTTTGCTCGAGCGATTGCAATCGTATCTTAAGGAAGCGAAAAATATCAAAGACATGCTCGAAATCGAAACCAAGATAAACGACGTCACGGCCGAAATCGAACAGATGCAGGGACAGTTCAACCGCCTGTCCAAGCAGATTGACTATTCGGAAATCTATATCGAAGCGAACCTGCCGTACAACCATGCGGAAGACAGGGGATTTATTTTTCCCGATTTGAAATCGGCGTTCATCGAATTCTGTGAAACCGTCGTCGGATTTTTTACGGGCTTTGTGTTCGTAGTTCTGTATATAATCATCTTCGGCATACCGATTCTTTGCGTTGCGTTTTTGCTGTATTGGATATGCTTCGGCAAAATCGGTGTGCTTCGGAAGCTGTTTGCAAAAATACGCGCAGGGCAACCGCACAGGAACCGTGCGAGCAAGGAATGA